The genomic DNA TTCTCCATCTACAGAATCCCGTCCAGAATGCCTGCGGGCAGCGGGATGCCGAGCCCGGAATAGAACGCATAGAAGCTGAGGACGCCCAGCACGGCGCCGATCACCACGTTGCGCACATAGTGTTTGCTGCCCAGAACCGTTGCGGTCCCGGCAAAGAACAGCCCCCCGGCAATGGTCCAGCCCAACGGGTTGACCAGCACGATGACGGCCACGAACAGCGCGATGAGCAGACCGACGGTGCGCCAGTCGCTCTTCATGGTCGGATCGATGTCCTCACCGGCGTCGGCCTCACCCTTGGACCCCCGCGGGATCGCGATGGCCAAGATGACCGACAGCACGATCAGCACCACGCCGATGACCATCGGGAACAGCCGCGGCCCAACGGGATCCACCTTGGCGAAGCCGTCCGCGATGCGCAGCGCGTCGACGATGAGGAAGATGCCCACCGCCACGCACACCGCGCAGACGACGTACTGCCCCCTGTCCTGCGTCCTGTCGATGTCCTTGGGGGTCTTGTCGACCCCGGTCTCGGTCGTCATACCAGCCCCAGATCCGTCAGCGTCGTCGACACCCGCGTGTCCTGTTCTTCGAGGAAACGCTCGAACGGCTCCCCGGTCATGAACGCGTCGGTCCAGCCGTTGGCCACCAGCGCCTCTTTCCACGCGTCGGTGGCATGCATCTCTTCCAGGATCTTCACCATGGCGTCACGGTCCTCATCGGTTATGCCTGGGGGCGCGAGGATTCCGCGCCAGTTGGTGAAGGTGAGGTCGATGCCGGCCTCGGTGAGCGTCGGTGCATCCACCCCCTCGACCCGCTCGCTGCCCGACACCGCAAGCACCCGCACCTGACCGGACTCGATCTGGTCGACGTACTCACCCAACCCTGACGTGCCCGCGGCGATCTTGTTGCCCAGCAGCGCGGTCAGCAGGTCACCGCCGCCGTCGTAGGAGACGAAGTTCACCTGCGTGGGGTCCACCCCCACCGCGCGGGCGGTCTCCATCGGGAAGAGGTGGTCCGGTCCGCCCGGGGACGAGCCACCACCGATGGTGACCCGCGCCGGGTCGGCCTTCCAGGCGGCCACGAAGTCGTCGACCGTCTTGAACGGCGAGTCGGCGGGCACCAGGATGCCCTCCTGCTCCTCGACCATCTTGGCCAGGGCGGTGGCATCGGAGACCCGCGCCGTGGAACCGTTGGTGTACACCGCACCGACCACGCCGAGACCCATCATCATCATGAGGTCGCCGTTGCCGCGCTCGTTCATCAGCCGGGCCATGGCCACGGTGCCGCCGGCGCCGATCACGTTGAACACCTCGACGCGGCCGGTGATGTCGTCGTCTTCCATGATCTTGACCGCGGTGCGGGCGGTGAGGTCGTACCCACCGCCAGGACTGTTGGGCACCATCATGCGCAGCCGGTGCATGCCGGCGGGGTCGTCGCCGCGGGTGACACCGCAGCCGGCGAGCAGCAGCGCGATCAACACGATCGCCGCTGTGCGGACGCCATATGGTCGTCTGGACACCAGATTGCTCCTGAGTTTGGTGGTGATGCTCAGCAATACTGACCCCCTTACGTGATGCACGTCACTCTTTCGGACGCAAAGGACGTTGTGAACATTAAGAACACCCGGCGGGGTGCCAGCCTGGCGGGCCAGTTCCTGGCCTTCCAGCTGGTGGTGGTCGCCGTCGTGCTGCTGGCCGTGGGGGCGGTGTCGGTGGCGCAGTCCACCCGGGAGTTCCAGGAGGTCCGCGGCCAGCGGATGATCGCCGTCGCCGAGAACATGGCGTCCACCCCGATCGTGCGCGAGAGATTCGGCGACCCCTTCGCCGCGCAGGTGCTGGCCCCGGACGTGGACCGGGCCGTTGCGCTGTCGGGGGCGGGCCTGGCCGAGATCATCAGCCCCGACGGGACGGTGCGGGTGTCCACCGACCCCGCGCGGGCGGGACAGCCGGCCGAGTTCGGTGCCAGCGATGTCCGGACGGGACGTGCCTGGTCCGGAGACGTCGACATCGCCGGTGTACACAGCATCGTCGGGCAGGTGCCGATCCTGGGGATCAACGGCGAGGTCCTGGCCATCACCTCGGTGAGCGAGCCCTACCCCACCGTATGGCAGTTGCTCTCCGGCGCCGGGGAACGGTTGTTGGTGTACCTGGGGCTGGGGGCCGTGCTCGGGCTCGCCGCGTCGTGGTTGCTGTCGCGGCGGATCAAGCGGCACACCCGCGGTCTGGAGGTCGCCGAGATCGCCAGCCTGGCCGATCACCGCGAGGCGCTACTGCACAGCATCGGTGAGGGGGTGGTGGCGGTGAACACCGACGGCGAGATCACCCTGCTCAACGACAGTGCGCGCGACCTGCTGGGGCTCGGCGAGGAGGCGATCGGGCGCCGCGTCGACGCGGTGGACATGGATCCCGCGGTGGTGGAGTTCCTGCAGTCCGGGGACACCGACCACGCCGTCATCGCCACGCGCACCCGGGTGCTGGCCCTGCATCGCCGGCCGGCCAGCAGTTATGGACGGTCGATCGGTACGGTGACCACGATGCGCGACACCACCGAGCTGGCCACCATGAGTGGCCAGCTGTCGTCCCACAAGAGCGTCACCGACACGCTGCGCGCGCAGACCCACGAGTTCGCCAACCAGCTGCACACCATCTCCGGCCTGGTGCAGCTCGGCGAATTCGATGCGGTCCGCGAATTGGTGGGTACCTTGACCCGGCGCCGCGCCGAGATCAGTGACGCCGTGACACAACGCATCTCCGACCCCGCGGTGGCCGCTCTGCTGATCGCCAAGACCACACTGGCCGCCGAACGGCGGGTGGCCCTGGAGATCTCCCCCGAGTCGACGCTGCGGCCGTTGGACCCGGCACTGGCCACCGATGTGATCACCCTGCTGGGGAACCTGATCGACAATGCGGTGGACGTCTCGGAGGGCTCGGTACACAGTCGGGTGGTGGTGGAGATGCGCGGTGAGAGCGCGGGGCTGTCGATCACGGTAACCGATTCCGGACCGGGAGTGCCCGAGCATCTGCGGGAATCGATCTTCGCCCGCGGCGTCACGTCCAAGCCCGATGTGCCCGGCGGGCGGGGCATCGGCCTGGCCCTGGTGCGCCTGGTGACCAATCAGCACGGCGGCTCGGTGAACGTCACCGATGCCCCCGGCGGCGGCGCCCGGTTCAGGGTGCGGATTCCGTTGAGCGAGAACGCCCATGCGTGACGTCCTGGTAGTCGACGACGACTTCATGGTCGCCGAGATCCACCGCCGGTTCGTCGAACAGGTCGACGGTTTCCGGAGCGTGGGCGTGGCGCGGACCGGCGCCGAAGCGCTGGAGGCGGTGGCGGAGCTGAGCCCCGACCTGCTGCTGCTGGACGTGTACCTGCCCGACATGACCGGGCTGAAGGTGTTGCAGCAGTTGCGTTCTGCCGGCAACCGCGTGGGCGTCATCATGATCACCGCAGCGCGCGAGCTGGACACCGTGAGCGCCGCACTGGACGGCGGCGCAGCCGACTATCTGATCAAGCCGTTCGAGTTCCCGCAGTTGCGGGCCAAACTCGAGGCGTTCGCGGCGCGGACGGCCGCGTTGCGCGCCGAGCAGCATGTCGATCAGAGTGTGGTGGACAAGTTGTTCGGCAACGCCGGCGGCCCGGTGCCCGAGGCGCTCCCCAAGGGCCTGGGCGCCGAGACCGGGCAGCGGGTGCTGGACGCGGTGCGCGCGGCCGGTGAGGTGTCTGCGGCCGAATGCGCCGAGCTGGTGGGGATCTCGCGGGTGAGTGCCCGACGGTACCTGGAGCACTATCTCAGCGCGGGGACGGTGGAGCTGCGGCTGCAGTACGGTGCGGGGCGTCCGGAGCGGCGGTACCGGGTGGTCTGAGGGCCGCGGGGGTTATCCCCCACCAAGGCGGGGGTTTTCCCCGGCGACACCCGGATGTGCGCGCAGCATGCTGGTGTCATGACACTGATGGGACGCCGTAACTTCCTGGGCGGGGCGGCGGCACTGAGTGCCGGGGTCGGACTGTCGGCCTGTGCCACGTCCACTGATACCGCATCAACAGAGGTGTCGGACCTGTCGGCGCGGGACCCCGACCTGCCCTTCATCGCCACGGAAGAGACTTACACCACCGATGAACTGATCTCCCTGAATGCGTTCAACGATGATCACATCGAATACCTCAGGGAGACAGGGCTTGCCGAACTCGGGCCTGGCCGCATCGGCGCCATGGATGAGGCGGGTGTCGCTGTGCAGATCCTCTCTGCACATACGCCGGGCGTACAGGATCTCGCCGGCCGGGAGGGCAACGATTTTGCCTACCGTCTGAACAGGATGATCGCCGAGGGTCCGATGGCCAGGTATCCGGGGCGGTATCAGGCCTACGCGACCCTGCCCCTGCAGGACCCCGAAGCATCTGCAGACGAATTGGAACGCGCCGTCCGCGAAGACGGCTTTGTCGGTGCCATGACCAATGGCTTCATCGGGACCAGGTTCCTCGACCACCAGGATTTTGAACCCGTTCTGGCCCGCGCCGAGGCACTTGAGGTTCCGATCTACCTGCATCCGGGCTTTCCGCCCACAGAGGTGTTCGACATCTACTACCGGATTGACCGCCCTGGATTCAACGATGAGTACCAGGACTACATTTTCAGCGGTTCAGGATATGGGTGGCATCAAGAGGTGCTCACCCAGTGTCTTCGCCTGATCATGACCGGCGTGTTCGACAGATTCCCCCGACTGCAGATGATCGTCGGCCACATGGGCGAGGGCCTTCCCTTCTATTACGAGCGCATCGTCGAAGACCTGGGAGATGCGACCGAGGGTTCGCTGAACAAGCCTGTCGCGCAATACTTCAACGACAATTTCTGGTACACGACCAGCGCATTCTTCCAGGACGAACTGCTGCACCTCTTGCTGAAGTACATCAGTGCCGATCGAGTGATGTTCGGGACCGACTACCCATTTGCGGATATGAAGGAAGGCACCGACTGGTTTCGGGCAGTGAACCTGCCACGCGAGACCAAAGAGAAGATTGCGTTCCGCAATGCGGAGAAACTCTTCGGCATCAAACTCTGACGCCGTGCGTGTCAACGACCGGGCCTACCGCCCCGACTCGAGCGAGAGGATCGAGATGTCGGGCGGGGCACCCACGCGTACCGGCGGGCCCCAGAAGCCGGCACCGCGGGAGACGTAGAGCTGGGTGTCCTGGTGCGTCGACAGCCCGGCCAGCGACGGCTGTACGGACTCCACGATGTACTGGAACGGCCAGGTCTGGCCGCCGTGGGTGTGGCCGGACAGCTGCAGGTCCACTCCGCGGGCGGCGGCTTCCTCAACCATCACGGGCTGATGCGCCAACAGCACGGTGGCCTGCGACGGATCCACCCCGGCCAGGGCGCGGTCGTAGTCGGGCGGGTCGCCGCGCTCTTCCCCGGCGAGGTCGTTGACCCCGGCCAGGTTGAACCCCGCACCGCCACGGCGGATCAGGGTGTTCTCGTTGCGCAGCGGCGCCACCCCGAAACGTTCCAGTTCACGCAGCCAGGGCGCGGTGTCCTCGACGAAGTACTCGTGATTGCCGGTCACGAAGAAGGAACCTTCACGAGACACCAGATCCTGCAACGGTTCTGCGGCGTGGCCCAGCTCCTCGACCGAACCGTCCACCAGATCACCCACGATGGCCACCAGGTCCGGCTCGGTCTCGTTGATCATCGACACGATGCGCTCGGTGTGCCGACGGCCCAGCAGCGGGCCCAGGTGGATGTCCGACACCACCGCGATGCGGAACCCGCTGAACGCCGGATCGAGGCGGCCCAGCCGCACCGGCACCTGCAGCACCTGCGGCGGCCCCAGCGCGGTGGCCGCGCCGTAGCCCACCAGGCTCACCGACGCGGCGCCGGCGGCGACCGCGCCGGCCCTGGCCAGGAACACCCGGCGGTTCACCCCACCGGGATCCGGTGCTGGTAGCTCCTCGATCGCGGGCGCCGCCGCCGGGACAGCGATCTTGGGTTCGACCGAGCGCTGACGCCGGACCCAGGGCAGCAGCACCAGCCGGATGGGCTCCAGGACCAGCAGCGCCAGCAGCAGGTACCCCACCACGGCGAACCAGAGGTAACCCGGCCACGCCAGCAGCGGCGACTCCGCGACGTCGAAGACGCGCGGCACGAACAGTGTCGTCAGCAGCAGCGCCGCCAACGCCAGGAACACCGTGGTCAACACGCGGCGGGTGCGGCCCGGCCCGGTGGTGTCCTTGATCAGCCGTTTCCAGATGTACAGGTGCGCCAAGCCCAGGACGGCGCAGACGATGACGATGAACATGCAGGCAGTCAGCCGTGCTTCCGGACCCGGTGCATCACACCAGACTAGCCACGGGTTGCGGGTGCCCCGACTCGCGTGATCGCGCTCACCAGCAACCACGAGGCCACGACGGTCGCAAACACCAGTGCCTGGACCAGCCCCACGGCATCGTTGGGGTACAGCACCCCCGTCAGGTAGTGCTCGATGAAACCTTCCGGCGGCAGCGGCGCCAGACCGAGATCAGCGCGGGCCCAGCGCTCCACCCAGGTCAGCGGGCAGGGCAATCCGATGACCACGCTGCAGGCACCCCAGAGCACCGCTGCGAGATGCAGCCAGATGCTGCGCGGCCACCGCAGCGCCACGAATCCCCCGGCCACCAGATACGCGAGGAAGGCGAAGTGGCCGGCCACGGCGAGGGCGAGGATAAGCACACTGATGCCTCCGATTGTAAGCTCAGCTGTGCTGTCGGCCCGGTGTTACGCCCTGCTGGTAATAGGTGTGCTGTGCGCGGGATCCGTCAGCCCCACCGCAGGCGCCACACCCGCCGATGCCCTGCGCACCATCGTGACCGACACCATGCGTTCCGAGCACCTCAAGTCGGTCATCGTCAAGGTCACCGTCGATGGCAACGACCTGATGACCGACGCATTCGGTGAGTCCATGACCGGGGTGCCCGCCACCATTGACATGCATTTCCGCAACGGCGCCGTCGCCATCTCCTACGTCTCGACCCTGCTGCTGCTCCTCGCCGAAGACGGCACCGTCGGCCTCGACGACCTGCTCTCGACCTACCTTCCTGACATCCCGCACGCCGACCGGGTGACACTGCGCCAACTCGCCACGATGACGTCGGGGTACGTGGACTACGTCATCGACAACACCGAGTTCGACGAGGCGCTGTACCGGGATCCGTTCCGGCAGTGGCGACCCGAGGAACTGCTGCCATACGCGACGTCGCAGCCGCTGCAGTACCAGCCGGGCACCAACTGGAACTACGCTCACACCAACTACGTGTTGCTGGGCCTCGCGCTGGAGAAGGCCACCGGTCAGCCGATGCCGAAGTTGTTGTCGGACAGGGTTCTCGGACCGCTGGGTTTATCGGAGACCAGGAACTCGTTCACGCCGGAGATCCCGCAACCCGCGTTGCACGCCTTCACCGCGGAACGGGGCCGCTACGAGGAGTCCACGTACTGGAACCCGTCGTGGACCATCACCAATGGCGCCATCCAGACCTCGACCATCACCGATCTGGCGACCACCGCGGTCGGTATCGGCACCGGAAAACTCTTGTCCGAAGCGTCATTCGCCGAGATGTTGCGCACACCGCCGCGGGGCTCGACCAGGCCGTTGCCCGGCTGCACCACGTGTGCCGAGCTGGGCGACATCTACGACTACGGGATGGGTCTGGTGGTCTCGGGCGACTGGCTGCTACAGAACCCGATGTTCTACGGCTACGCCGCGCTTGAGGCATATCTCCCGTCGCGGGGTATCGCCATTGCCGTCGCGGCGACGTTCGAGCCCGGTGCGTTCGACGACACCGGTGCCTACACCAATGCCGCGGACACCCTGTTCCGCCGCATCGGCGCAGAGCTGGCGCCCGAGAATGCGCCACCGGTGCGCTGAGCCAGTATCGTCGTCGGCGTGGCACGCACCGTCCTGTTCATCTATAACGATCCGAATGCCCCGGAAGCGGTTCTGGGTGACGTCTTCACCGAGCAGGGGTTCGACGTTGACACCGTCAACGTGGTGCCCCTCGAGCGAGCGGACGATCCGGCGTCGGTGACCCCGGTGTTCCCGGATCCGACGCGCTACGACGTAATCGTGCCGCTGGGGTCGCGCTGGTCGGTGTACGGCGAGCAGTTGCGCGCCGGTTGGGTCGGCACCGAGGAAGCGCTGGTGCGTGGCGCGATCGAGGCGGGTGTCGGGGTGCTGGGCGTGTGCTTCGGCGGCCAGCTGGTGGCCCAGGCGCTCGGCGGATCGGTGCGCAAGGCCACCACCCCCGAGCTGGGATGGTACGAGATCAGCACCGACACAACGGAACTGATCCCCGAGGGACCCTGGTTCGAATGGCATTCCGACCAGTTCACCCCACCCCCCGGGGCCACCGAACTGGCCAGCACACCACACGCGGTTCAGGCGTTCAGCTACCGCACCGCCCTGGGGTTGCAGTTCCACCCGGAGCTCAACCTGCCCCTGCTGGATCTCTGGCTGGCCGACGAGGTGGGCGACAGCAGCGACACCGCCCGGCTGAACATCGACGTCGACGCGCTGCGGGCCCGCACCGTTGCCGAACAGGACGCCGCCGCCGCCCGACTGCGCCGTCTGGTGGGCGGATTCCTGGATCGGGTGGCCCGCCCCGTCTATCAGTCGTGACCGAGCTGGTGCGCCAGCGCGTCGGTGACGTCGGGATGGCGGAAGTGGTGCCCGAGTCCGGCCAGCTTGGTCGGCAGCACCCGTTGATTGGCCAGCGCCAGCTCCCGCACCCCGTCTGATCCGAGCAG from Mycolicibacterium tokaiense includes the following:
- a CDS encoding tripartite tricarboxylate transporter TctB family protein, which translates into the protein MTTETGVDKTPKDIDRTQDRGQYVVCAVCVAVGIFLIVDALRIADGFAKVDPVGPRLFPMVIGVVLIVLSVILAIAIPRGSKGEADAGEDIDPTMKSDWRTVGLLIALFVAVIVLVNPLGWTIAGGLFFAGTATVLGSKHYVRNVVIGAVLGVLSFYAFYSGLGIPLPAGILDGIL
- a CDS encoding Bug family tripartite tricarboxylate transporter substrate binding protein; translation: MHRLRMMVPNSPGGGYDLTARTAVKIMEDDDITGRVEVFNVIGAGGTVAMARLMNERGNGDLMMMMGLGVVGAVYTNGSTARVSDATALAKMVEEQEGILVPADSPFKTVDDFVAAWKADPARVTIGGGSSPGGPDHLFPMETARAVGVDPTQVNFVSYDGGGDLLTALLGNKIAAGTSGLGEYVDQIESGQVRVLAVSGSERVEGVDAPTLTEAGIDLTFTNWRGILAPPGITDEDRDAMVKILEEMHATDAWKEALVANGWTDAFMTGEPFERFLEEQDTRVSTTLTDLGLV
- a CDS encoding sensor histidine kinase, translating into MHVTLSDAKDVVNIKNTRRGASLAGQFLAFQLVVVAVVLLAVGAVSVAQSTREFQEVRGQRMIAVAENMASTPIVRERFGDPFAAQVLAPDVDRAVALSGAGLAEIISPDGTVRVSTDPARAGQPAEFGASDVRTGRAWSGDVDIAGVHSIVGQVPILGINGEVLAITSVSEPYPTVWQLLSGAGERLLVYLGLGAVLGLAASWLLSRRIKRHTRGLEVAEIASLADHREALLHSIGEGVVAVNTDGEITLLNDSARDLLGLGEEAIGRRVDAVDMDPAVVEFLQSGDTDHAVIATRTRVLALHRRPASSYGRSIGTVTTMRDTTELATMSGQLSSHKSVTDTLRAQTHEFANQLHTISGLVQLGEFDAVRELVGTLTRRRAEISDAVTQRISDPAVAALLIAKTTLAAERRVALEISPESTLRPLDPALATDVITLLGNLIDNAVDVSEGSVHSRVVVEMRGESAGLSITVTDSGPGVPEHLRESIFARGVTSKPDVPGGRGIGLALVRLVTNQHGGSVNVTDAPGGGARFRVRIPLSENAHA
- a CDS encoding response regulator, producing the protein MRDVLVVDDDFMVAEIHRRFVEQVDGFRSVGVARTGAEALEAVAELSPDLLLLDVYLPDMTGLKVLQQLRSAGNRVGVIMITAARELDTVSAALDGGAADYLIKPFEFPQLRAKLEAFAARTAALRAEQHVDQSVVDKLFGNAGGPVPEALPKGLGAETGQRVLDAVRAAGEVSAAECAELVGISRVSARRYLEHYLSAGTVELRLQYGAGRPERRYRVV
- a CDS encoding amidohydrolase family protein; the protein is MTLMGRRNFLGGAAALSAGVGLSACATSTDTASTEVSDLSARDPDLPFIATEETYTTDELISLNAFNDDHIEYLRETGLAELGPGRIGAMDEAGVAVQILSAHTPGVQDLAGREGNDFAYRLNRMIAEGPMARYPGRYQAYATLPLQDPEASADELERAVREDGFVGAMTNGFIGTRFLDHQDFEPVLARAEALEVPIYLHPGFPPTEVFDIYYRIDRPGFNDEYQDYIFSGSGYGWHQEVLTQCLRLIMTGVFDRFPRLQMIVGHMGEGLPFYYERIVEDLGDATEGSLNKPVAQYFNDNFWYTTSAFFQDELLHLLLKYISADRVMFGTDYPFADMKEGTDWFRAVNLPRETKEKIAFRNAEKLFGIKL
- a CDS encoding metallophosphoesterase; translated protein: MFIVIVCAVLGLAHLYIWKRLIKDTTGPGRTRRVLTTVFLALAALLLTTLFVPRVFDVAESPLLAWPGYLWFAVVGYLLLALLVLEPIRLVLLPWVRRQRSVEPKIAVPAAAPAIEELPAPDPGGVNRRVFLARAGAVAAGAASVSLVGYGAATALGPPQVLQVPVRLGRLDPAFSGFRIAVVSDIHLGPLLGRRHTERIVSMINETEPDLVAIVGDLVDGSVEELGHAAEPLQDLVSREGSFFVTGNHEYFVEDTAPWLRELERFGVAPLRNENTLIRRGGAGFNLAGVNDLAGEERGDPPDYDRALAGVDPSQATVLLAHQPVMVEEAAARGVDLQLSGHTHGGQTWPFQYIVESVQPSLAGLSTHQDTQLYVSRGAGFWGPPVRVGAPPDISILSLESGR
- a CDS encoding DUF2784 domain-containing protein, which translates into the protein MLILALAVAGHFAFLAYLVAGGFVALRWPRSIWLHLAAVLWGACSVVIGLPCPLTWVERWARADLGLAPLPPEGFIEHYLTGVLYPNDAVGLVQALVFATVVASWLLVSAITRVGAPATRG
- a CDS encoding serine hydrolase domain-containing protein, which translates into the protein MPPIVSSAVLSARCYALLVIGVLCAGSVSPTAGATPADALRTIVTDTMRSEHLKSVIVKVTVDGNDLMTDAFGESMTGVPATIDMHFRNGAVAISYVSTLLLLLAEDGTVGLDDLLSTYLPDIPHADRVTLRQLATMTSGYVDYVIDNTEFDEALYRDPFRQWRPEELLPYATSQPLQYQPGTNWNYAHTNYVLLGLALEKATGQPMPKLLSDRVLGPLGLSETRNSFTPEIPQPALHAFTAERGRYEESTYWNPSWTITNGAIQTSTITDLATTAVGIGTGKLLSEASFAEMLRTPPRGSTRPLPGCTTCAELGDIYDYGMGLVVSGDWLLQNPMFYGYAALEAYLPSRGIAIAVAATFEPGAFDDTGAYTNAADTLFRRIGAELAPENAPPVR
- a CDS encoding type 1 glutamine amidotransferase, translating into MARTVLFIYNDPNAPEAVLGDVFTEQGFDVDTVNVVPLERADDPASVTPVFPDPTRYDVIVPLGSRWSVYGEQLRAGWVGTEEALVRGAIEAGVGVLGVCFGGQLVAQALGGSVRKATTPELGWYEISTDTTELIPEGPWFEWHSDQFTPPPGATELASTPHAVQAFSYRTALGLQFHPELNLPLLDLWLADEVGDSSDTARLNIDVDALRARTVAEQDAAAARLRRLVGGFLDRVARPVYQS